In Sphaeramia orbicularis chromosome 5, fSphaOr1.1, whole genome shotgun sequence, a genomic segment contains:
- the LOC115419580 gene encoding ras association domain-containing protein 1 isoform X2: protein MTNVANSSDKTPSFEMTWGSSTSSGYCSEEESDSEFEQFFTARTSFFPKTRKANDVVKKDEQVEWGKQELTTADIQQKVKEYNAQINSNLFMNMNKDGSYTGFIKVQFKLARPVSVPPPKKDGGRKSSGVRRRTSFYLPKDASKHLHISSRTSAREVIEALLKKFTVVDNPGKFALFERSERHDQVYVRKLSDDERPLRLRLCSGPNEKVLSFVLKENETGEVNWHAFSMPELKNFMRILQREEEEHIKQIVQRYTLARTKMREALAGSTPG, encoded by the exons ATGACAAACGTGGCTAACAGTTCGGACAAAACCCCCTCCTTCGAGATGACCTGGGGCAGCTCCACCAGCAGCGGCTACTGCAGCGAGGAGGAGTCCGACTCCGAGTTCGAACAGTTCTTCACCGCCAGGACATCTTTCTTCCCCAAAACCCGGAAAGCAAACGATGTCGTTAAGAAG GATGAACAAGTCGAATGGGGAAAGCAAGAGTTGACCACTGCAGATATTCAGCAGAAGGTGAAGGAATACAATGCTCAAATCAACAGCAATCTGTTCATGAACATG AACAAGGATGGCTCCTACACTGGATTCATAAAGGTGCAGTTTAAACTGGCGCGACCTGTGTCAGTTCCACCACCAAAGAAAGATGGAGGAAGGAAGTCAAGCGGAGTAAGGCGACGCACCTCTTTCTACCTGCCGAAGGATGCATCCAAGCACCTGCACATCAGCTCACGCACCTCTGCTCGTGAGGTCATTGAAGCCTTGTTGAAAAAGTTTACTGTGGTAGACAATCCTGGCAAGTTCGCACTGTTTGAGCGCAGCGAGCGTCACGACCAAG tttaCGTTCGTAAACTGTCTGATGATGAGCGTCCCCTCCGCTTACGTCTTTGCTCTGGACCCAATGAGAAAGTTCTCAGTTTTGTGTTGAAAGAAAACGAAACTGGAGAAGTCAAT TGGCATGCCTTCTCCATGCCCGAGCTAAAGAACTTCATGCGCATCCTGCAGCGTGAAGAAGAGGAACACATTAAGCAGATTGTGCAGCGATACACTCTGGCACGCACCAAGATGCGGGAGGCTTTGGCCGGCTCCACCCCGGGCTGA